One Denticeps clupeoides chromosome 12, fDenClu1.1, whole genome shotgun sequence genomic window carries:
- the cfap20dc gene encoding protein CFAP20DC, translating into MFKHEYQGGPVFEIFSAQGKDPVAKWKLSGGQSAIFKEFDKAIKSFVYILEGDSQTHKMQMPRDGKSALGLIQKFLVLQVNLPIGKDFSAELLITDAGNLKRRLYLSTVHKDLSGTPLHARIPLSGLTRNTWSNVCIDLASFTREMFKGAVFQSLDAISISACCKVRRIFTMKREPVDSSDRGLLIYGNDPLDEIPRSCQLPTDVQCITQVVKKVALADIKHGPLNMDLENAGLSSARAASSRTAKTQDSSHIAFGSRVAGPPPPTCKKSSSAPNAPETMQSLNMNSGRPWNLQPRPPSERSPSERSPSGTVRSRRAQSHSAAKDRLAMTGSKVDQETATQPSRDDLYNQESALHPGQESHQSSTQTEERVADEMTFHSTSEDCCSDVAETAADSSHDPVCLLSPVRLVAVNDDGAEEVQLSLFEDVFMFSSRPHSARRGQNLNEHAQTVTFDLDGMDQGQRMEACLEDDFIASESEEDEAFSSFLFQRTAVHTTSDSPLPAGPTHSKFNSPCNSCTATPSVSPRTEEPAESPRALSTTRRPDHVVPTRCLSPTVPWLTHHPERSVSNLDANMRVSLSKSSLREILREELHLPKVGVGDQPAGSCSHEEEEEEEELRMLASLCRERRQEEEEDEERDMAGRGFGASQLQHSTVSLSTSSDDTITWTQCCPLPDSQGQHYQKEMNPLSHSDPREWMDVLSPPIFPPRQKRSKVKQDTFKRKGTCSYDLSHYKRLEFSTLLHINCNKLGSDLLFSPNFYKRRNCRTHSFMAFTI; encoded by the exons ATGTTCAAACACGAGTACCAG gggGGACCCGTGTTTGAAATCTTCAGCGCCCAAGGAAAAGACCCTGTGGCGAAATGGAAGCTTTCCGGAGGACAGTCTGCCATATTTAAA GAATTTGATAAAGCAATAAAAAGTTTTGTATACATTTTGGAGGGCGACAGTCAAACTCACAAAATGCAAATGCCACGGGATGGCAAGTCAGCTC TTGGACTGATTCAGAAGTTCTTGGTCCTCCAGGTGAACCTTCCCATTGGTAAAGATTTCTCTGCAGAGCTATT GATAACAGATGCGGGTAATCTGAAGAGACGACTGTACTTGTCCACAGTGCATAAGGACCTTTCTGGAACTCCTCTACATGCCAGGATCCCCCTCAGTGGTCTCACTCGCAACACT TGGAGCAACGTGTGCATTGACCTGGCATCATTCACAAGGGAGATGTTCAAAGGAGCTGTGTTTCAGTCTCTGGATGCAATCAGTATTTCTGCCTGCTGCAAGGTCAGAAGGATCTTCACAATGAAGAGAGAACCTGTCGACTCATCAGACAGAG GTCTCCTTATCTATGGAAATGACCCCTTGGATGAAATTCCCAGGAGTTGTCAGCTCCCGACAGACGTGCAGTGCATTACCCAGGTGGTGAAGAAAGTAGCTCTCGCTGACATTAAACATGGCCCTTTGAACATGGATTTGG AGAACGCAGGCCTGTCCAGTGCCAGAGCAGCAAGTTCACGCACTGCAAAGACCCAGGACTCCTCCCACATCGCCTTCGGTTCCAGGGTGGCAggcccacccccacccacctgcAAGAAGAGCAGCTCAGCTCCAAATGCGCCAGAAACCATGCAGAGCCTCAACATGAATTCAG GCAGACCTTGGAATTTACAGCCACGGCCACCATCGGAGAGGTCACCATCGGAGAGGTCGCCCTCTGGGACGGTGAGGTCTAGAAGAGCGCAAAGCCACAGTGCAGCCAAAGACAGGCTAGCAATGACAG GCTCTAAAGTGGATCAGGAAACTGCAACTCAACCCAGTAGAGATGATTTGTATAACCAAGAATCTGCTCTCCATCCTGGGCAGGAGTCCCATCAGAGCAGCACCCAGACTGAAGAACGTGTAGCAG ATGAGATGACATTTCACTCCACTTCAGAGGACTGTTGCTCCGACGTGGCTGAAACTGCTGCTGATTCTTCTCATGACCCTGTGTGTCTTTTGAGCCCGGTGAGGTTGGTGGCTGTAAATGACGACGGTGCAGAAGAGGTGCAGCTTTCTCTCTTCGAGGACGTGTTCATGTTCTCTTCCAGGCCTCACTCAGCGAGGAGAGGGCAAAATCTTAATGAGCATGCCCAgactgtgacctttgaccttgatgGCATGGACCAAGGACAGCGCATGGAAGCGTGCCTTGAAGATGACTTCATtgccagtgaaagtgaagag GATGAGGCCTTCTCTTCATTCCTCTTTCAGAGGACTGCTGTGCACACCACATCTGACAGCCCTCTCCCAGCAGGCCCGACTCATTCAAAATTTAATTCCCCTTGCAACTCTTGCACTGCGACACCATCAGTGAGCCCCAGAACGGAGGAGCCAGCTGAGTCTCCGCGGGCTCTCTCGACAACCAGGAGGCCTGACCATGTGGTCCCGACCCGCTGCCTGTCCCCAACTGTTCCTTGGCTGACTCACCATCCAGAAAGGTCTGTCAGTAATCTGGATGCCAACATGagggtgtcactgagcaagagtTCCCTGAGAGAAATCCTTCGTGAAGAATTACATTTGCCAAAG gtgGGCGTTGGAGATCAGCCAGCGGGCTCCTGCAGccatgaagaggaggaggaggaggaggagttgcGTATGCTGGCCAGCCTGTGTCGAGAGCGTAgacaggaggaagaagaggatgaagagCGTGACATGGCTGGACGTGGCTTTGGTGCCTCCCAGCTCCAGCACAGCACTGTGAGCCTCAGTACCAGCAGCGACGACACCATCACCTGGACCCAGTGCTGCCCCTTG CCCGACAGTCAGGGTCAGCACTACCAGAAAGAAATGAACCCCCTGTCACACTCTGATCCAAG GGAATGGATGGATGTTCTCAGCCCCCCTATTTTCCCTCCCAGACagaagaggtcaaaggtcaagcaAGACACATTCAAAAGAAAAGGTACTTGTTCATATGACTTATCACATTACAAAAGACTTGAATTTTCTACTTTACTACATATCAATTGCAATAAACTTGGCTCTgatttgcttttttcccccaacttTTACAAAAGAAGAAACTGTAGAACACATTCATTTATGGCTTTTACCATTTGA